One window from the genome of Pedobacter schmidteae encodes:
- a CDS encoding DUF4861 family protein: protein MKKIFGFLLLSAALYAPAMAQTKATLTVSNPSKLDRTGAVVAVSWSNVVAKYPAIDTANFKVINSVTKKEVPFQLERRGQTGVLNLLLQLSLKANTNAKLFIVPGKPAPVVHKTYGRYVPERFDDFAWENDKIAGRMYGKALEKRKDNAFGTDVWVKRTSNLIVNKWYKIGDYHTDRGDGMDYYSVGFTLGAGDIAPIVKDSVVFSLNYHYWKVLDNGPLRTTFELGYDAWNVAGKSVKVTKTISLDAGSHLNKVEAVYNYNGDVLPVAVGIVKRKEPGSILMDEQQGILGYWEPQHGADGTTGVGTIVLGTQLRMNTDKAHLLTHTVAKNNEAVVYYNGSAWSKANEITSAKAWFNYLNNFKQELEQPLIVNIL from the coding sequence ATGAAGAAGATTTTTGGTTTTCTACTGTTATCTGCCGCTTTATATGCTCCTGCAATGGCGCAAACTAAAGCTACACTTACAGTAAGCAACCCCTCAAAACTGGACAGGACAGGTGCTGTGGTAGCTGTTAGCTGGAGCAATGTTGTGGCAAAATATCCAGCCATTGATACCGCAAACTTTAAAGTGATCAACAGTGTTACAAAAAAGGAGGTCCCTTTTCAGTTAGAGCGTCGCGGACAGACTGGTGTGTTGAACCTGTTGCTGCAACTCAGTCTTAAAGCAAATACCAATGCCAAATTGTTTATTGTTCCGGGAAAACCGGCACCGGTTGTACACAAAACTTATGGTCGTTATGTGCCTGAGCGTTTTGACGATTTCGCCTGGGAAAATGATAAAATAGCGGGACGTATGTATGGAAAGGCATTGGAAAAAAGAAAGGACAATGCTTTTGGAACCGATGTATGGGTAAAAAGAACCAGCAATTTGATTGTCAATAAATGGTATAAAATTGGCGATTATCATACCGATCGTGGCGATGGTATGGACTACTATAGCGTTGGTTTTACCTTAGGTGCCGGAGATATTGCTCCGATTGTTAAAGACTCTGTAGTTTTCTCTTTAAATTACCATTACTGGAAGGTATTGGATAATGGACCGTTACGGACCACTTTTGAGCTTGGATATGATGCCTGGAATGTGGCCGGAAAATCGGTAAAGGTAACCAAAACCATTTCGCTGGATGCCGGATCTCATTTAAATAAAGTAGAAGCAGTATACAACTATAACGGTGATGTATTGCCGGTAGCTGTGGGTATTGTAAAAAGAAAAGAGCCGGGAAGTATTTTGATGGATGAACAACAAGGTATACTTGGTTATTGGGAGCCGCAGCATGGTGCAGATGGCACTACAGGGGTAGGCACCATTGTGTTGGGTACACAGCTTCGGATGAATACCGATAAAGCACATTTATTAACCCATACGGTAGCAAAAAATAATGAGGCAGTGGTTTATTATAATGGTTCTGCCTGGAGCAAGGCCAACGAAATTACCTCTGCAAAAGCATGGTTCAATTATCTTAACAATTTCAAACAGGAACTGGAACAACCGTTAATAGTTAATATTCTATAA
- the kduI gene encoding 5-dehydro-4-deoxy-D-glucuronate isomerase: MKTSFESRYAVSPGEAKQFDTNALRKNFLMESLFEADAVKLTLSHFDRYITGGVMPVNETVALSNPENLKAAYFLERRELGIINVGAKGQITADGVTYELEFKEALYLGKGTKEVSFASADKSNPAKFYINSAPAHHTYPNKKVSKADAEIVELGTPETANHRVINKLLVNSVLPTCQLQMGMTELKSGSVWNTMPAHTHDRRMEVYFYFEVPQGQSVCHFMGEPQETRHIWMQNEQAVISPNWSIHSGAGTSNYTFIWGMAGENLDYGDMDHCAINELK, encoded by the coding sequence ATGAAAACATCTTTTGAAAGCCGCTATGCAGTTAGTCCGGGTGAAGCAAAGCAATTTGATACCAATGCTTTACGCAAGAATTTTTTAATGGAAAGCCTGTTTGAAGCAGATGCTGTTAAGCTTACCTTATCGCATTTCGACCGCTATATTACAGGAGGTGTAATGCCGGTAAATGAAACGGTAGCATTGTCGAATCCGGAAAACCTGAAGGCCGCATATTTTTTGGAAAGAAGAGAACTTGGAATCATTAACGTAGGTGCAAAAGGTCAGATTACAGCCGATGGAGTAACTTATGAATTGGAATTTAAAGAGGCTTTATATCTGGGCAAGGGGACAAAAGAAGTGAGTTTTGCATCGGCTGATAAAAGCAACCCTGCCAAATTCTACATCAACTCGGCTCCGGCACACCATACTTACCCAAATAAAAAGGTGTCTAAAGCTGATGCTGAAATTGTAGAATTGGGTACACCTGAAACTGCCAATCATCGTGTAATTAACAAACTTTTGGTAAACAGTGTATTGCCGACCTGTCAGCTACAAATGGGCATGACAGAGCTGAAATCGGGTAGTGTTTGGAACACCATGCCGGCACATACGCACGACAGAAGGATGGAAGTATATTTTTATTTTGAAGTGCCACAGGGGCAAAGTGTTTGTCATTTTATGGGCGAGCCACAGGAAACCAGACACATCTGGATGCAAAATGAGCAAGCTGTAATTTCTCCAAATTGGTCTATCCACTCCGGAGCGGGAACCAGCAACTATACTTTTATCTGGGGTATGGCAGGTGAGAACCTGGATTATGGCGACATGGACCATTGCGCAATTAACGAATTGAAATAG